In Pyricularia oryzae 70-15 chromosome 2, whole genome shotgun sequence, one genomic interval encodes:
- a CDS encoding exportin-T produces MDAQIENAIQIAWDPQSDPSLKSQAFEFLQQLRADPSAWHICSTLFTKSPRSADVVRLVSLEIVNLAVQVQQLDAASLAFLKDSLLDYVRRTYGPGAQDEPDVPSLQNKLTQTLTYLFARLYKSGWETFLSDFLALTASSEGNPRQRDNVRGVTLYLRILGSVHDEIADNMLARQGNEGKRNAELKDAIRERDMRMVVESWQDLLSQYTGRDDAILEHTLKVMAKWVSWIDISLVITQDMLNLLFPLIGCVNPQGGADMVRDAAIEAFTEIAGKKMKPVDKTELISFLNLRQIISELVASPPLSQFRGTHRYDSDLAESVAKLVNVVVTDVVKVLEDGSVGEESRAKAGQHLQDFLPLLLRLFSDEYDEVCSTVIPSLTDILTFLRKVPELPDSYREMLRPIMDAIVAKMRFDETSHWFEGEEAEEEADFLELRKRLQNLQKSVAAVDENLFIDVMSNLVATTLQNLDERGAQMDWRDIDLALHELLQFGELALPNQGLAAKSQPSSNAAERLNVIMRKLVESSIADFPHPAVLLQYMEVCVRYCVFFETNHSYIPRVLENFVRLVHYDLTRFRVRSWYLFHRFVKQLRAQVGNVAETIIQSIADLLPIKAEVSAEDGSEDDMSSDQTDNSADAIFNSQLYLFEAIGYISSTSATPVDKQALYARSVMEPLFRDMENHLEKAKSGDAQAILQIHHVIMALGTLAHGFGDHAKPGHQRQAPDKLVSAEFARAAEAILIALGQLNSRMDIRAACRSAFSKLLNVLGSAVLPQLPQWIEGLLSQSSSKDEMAMFLRLLDQVVYGFKTEISDVLNLLLTPLLQRVFGGLAEPINGTDDEIQLGELRREYLTFLQIILDNDLGAVLVSETNQGFFESIISSVVTLAKTGGHVNMVASRLAFCTLYRIVGVWGGPDVANISANPSAPTGTPTPAIPGFDQFMIERFHPVCFEVLQDPQFNPSKDAQSKQVLNEIAALEQAIYVKTGNSFISHLQSSLFPALGIDGTEFLRCMTTSTDKKTFGNYLQNLIKNRR; encoded by the exons ATGGATGCGCAG ATCGAGAACGCGATCCAAATAGCCTGGGACCCTCAGTCCGACCCCTCTCTGAAGAGCCAAGCCTTCGAGTTCTTGCAGCAGCTTCGAGCAGACCCCTCTGCTTGGCACATATGCTCAACACTTTTTACCAAGTCACCACGGTCGGCCGACGTGGTTCGTCTTGTGTCTCTCGAGATCGTTAACCTGGCCGTGCAAGTCCAGCAGCTCGACGCTGCCAGCCTCGCGTTCCTCAAGGATTCTTTGCTAGACTATGTCAGGCGAACTTATggcccgggtgctcaggatGAGCCAGATGTTCCCAGCTTGCAGAACAAGCTCACACAGACTCTGACATATCTGTTTGCACGCTTGTACAAATCAGGCTGGGAAACTTTCCTCTCGGACTTTCTTGCCCTGACGGCCTCGTCGGAGGGCAATCCTCGCCAGAGGGACAACGTCCGGGGTGTTACTCTGTACCTGCGAATCTTAGGCTCCGTACACGATGAGATCGCCGACAACATGCTGGCCCGCCAGGGCAACGAAGGCAAGCGTAACGCCGAGCTCAAGGATGCCATTAGAGAACGGGATATGCGGATGGTGGTCGAGTCGTGGCAGGATTTGCTTTCGCAGTATACCGGACGGGACGACGCTATCCTGGAGCACACACTAAAGGTCATGGCCAAGTGGGTTAGCTGGATCGACATATCCCTAGTAATCACCCAGGACATGCTCAACTTGCTGTTCCCGCTTATCGGATGTGTAAACCCCCAAGGTGGAGCCGACATGGTCCGAGACGCAGCAATCGAGGCGTTCACCGAGATAGCAGGCAAGAAAATGAAGCCCGTCGACAAGACGGAGCTCATCAGCTTCTTGAACCTGCGTCAAATCATCTCGGAGCTCGTCGCCAGCCCACCCCTGAGCCAGTTCCGTGGCACTCACAGATACGATAGTGACCTGGCAGAATCCGTGGCAAAGTTGGTCAATGTGGTCGTTACGGATGTTGTCAAGGTTCTAGAGGACGGATCTGTGGGAGAGGAGTcccgggcaaaggctggacAGCATCTGCAAGATTTCCTACCGCTGCTGCTACGTCTTTTCTCGGATGAATACGACGAGGTCTGCTCAACAGTCATCCCGTCCCTTACAGATATCCTTACGTTTCTGCGCAAGGTCCCCGAGCTACCCGATAGCTACAGAGAAATGCTGCGCCCTATCATGGATGCCATTGTCGCCAAGATGCGATTCGACGAGACGTCACACTGGTTCGAAGGCGAAGAAGCTGAAGAGGAGGCCGActtcctcgagctacgtaaGCGCCTGCAGAACCTCCAGAAGAGTGTAGCTGCTGTGGACGAGAACTTGTTCATCGACGTCATGAGCAATCTCGTAGCAACTACGCTACAGAACCTGGACGAGCGAGGTGCACAGATGGACTGGCGGGACATAGATCTCGCGCTGCACGAGCTGCTCCAGTTTGGGGAATTGGCTCTGCCCAATCAAGGGTTGGCTGCCAAAAGTCAACCATCCAGCAACGCTGCGGAGAGGCTGAATGTCATTATGCGCAAGCTGGTAGAATCAT CTATCGCCGACTTTCCCCACCCAGCAGTTCTGCTCCAGTACATGGAGGTCTGTGTTCGTTACTGTGTCTTCTTCGAGACCAACCATTCCTACATCCCTCGAGTGCTGGAGAACTTTGTTCGTTTGGTCCATTACGATCTCACAAGGTTTCGAGTGCGGTCCTGGTATCTGTTCCACAGGTTCGTGAAGCAGTTGCGGGCTCAGGTTGGCAACGTAGCCGAGACGATAATACAATCGATCGCGGATCTTTTGCCTATCAAGGCCGAAGTTTCTGCGGAAGACGGCTCCGAGGATGACATGTCATCGGACCAAACCGACAACTCCGCCGACGCCATCTTCAACAGCCAGTTGTACCTGTTTGAGGCCATTGGCTACATTTCATCCACTTCGGCCACCCCGGTCGACAAGCAGGCTTTGTATGCAAGGTCAGTAATGGAGCCATTATTCAGAGACATGGAGAACCATCTGGAGAAAGCCAAATCGGGTGATGCACAAGCCATTCTACAGATTCACCACGTCATCATGGCGTTAGGTACTTTGGCCCACGGCTTTGGAGATCATGCGAAGCCAGGACACCAGCGACAGGCACCCGACAAGCTTGTGTCTGCTGAGTTTGCCAgggcggccgaggccatTTTGATTGCCCTTGGGCAGCTCAATTCTCGTATGGATATCCGCGCCGCCTGCCGCTCGGCCTTCTCCAAACTGCTCAACGTCCTTGGCTCGGCCGTGCTTCCGCAGCTTCCGCAGTGGATCGAGGGTCTTCTTTCACAAAGCTCATCCAAGGATGAGATGGCCATGTTCCTTCGTCTACTAGACCAGGTCGTTTATGGGTTCAAGACGGAGATTTCCGATGTTCTCAACTTGCTCCTCACGCCACTTCTCCAAAGAGTCTTTGGGGGGCTCGCCGAGCCCATCAATGGCACCGACGACGAGATCCAACTAGGGGAGCTGAGGAGGGAATATCTCACTTTCCTGCAGATCATCCTGGACAATGACTTGGGGGCAGTCCTGGTCAGTGAAACGAACCAGGGTTTCTTTGAGTCGATCATCTCGTCCGTTGTGACTTTGGCCAAGACTGGTGGTCATGTCAACATGGTAGCTAGCCGTCTTGCTTTCTGCACTTTGTACAGGATCGTGGGCGTCTGGGGAGGCCCGGATGTGGCCAATATCTCTGCCAATCCATCAGCTCCCACGGGCACTCCGACCCCGGCAATTCCGGGTTTCGACCAGTTTATGATTGAACGCTTCCACCCTGTCTGCTTCGAGGTGCTGCAAGACCCGCAGTTCAACCCGAGCAAGGACGCCCAGTCCAAACAGGTGCTGAACGAAATAGCAGCATTGGAGCAGGCCATTTACGTGAAAACGGGCAATTCCTTTATTAGCCATCTTCAGTCCTCGCTATTTCCTGCGCTAGGTATCGACGGGACCGAATTCCTTCGATGCATGACCACTTCGACCGATAAAAAGACGTTTGGAAACTACCTACAAAACCTAATCAAGAACCGGAGGTAG
- a CDS encoding aspartyl aminopeptidase, which produces MLGPTRISAAVFCAKSSPPSRLRPAFRIEPFSSFRQHVFFTTSVRTMAPPQSAHEFLDFVNASPTPYHAVASSAALLEKAGFELIKERDNWSHSLRPGGKYYLTRNGSSIIAFAIGAKWRPGNPFAMVGAHTDSPTLRIKPVSRKTNSGFLQVGVETYGGGLWHTWFDRDLSIAGRALVRDGEGRFAQRLVKVDRPILRIPTLAIHLNRASEFNPNKETELFPIAGLVAAELNRTGAAAASSKDDGSADAAKDGDYQPLKAMTERHHPYIVDIVAENVGVSVDDVVDFELVLYDTQRSCLGGLNDEFIYSARLDNLNMTFCSVMGLIESVKSQDSLDTDSCIRLISCFDHEEIGSTSSQGADSNLLPAVIRRLCAVPASRFADDASSDKSYHKVEGDDDSATSTAFEQSLATSFLISADMAHSVHPNYAAKYESNHSPEMNKGTVIKVNANQRYATNSPGIVLLQESAKIAAVPLQLFVVRNDSSCGSTIGPMLSAKTGIRTLDLGNPQLSMHSIRETGGSYDVEHSIRLFEAFMSNYSKLEPKILVD; this is translated from the exons ATGCTAGGTCCAACAAGAATCTCTGCTGCAGTATTCTGTGCAAAGTCATCGCCTCCTTCTAGACTGCGGCCAGCATTTCGAATCGAACCTTTTTCTTCATTCCGCCAGCACGTGTTCTTTACTACTTCGGTACGCACCATGGCTCCTCCACAGTCGGCACACGAGTTCTTGGACTTTGTCAACGCCTCCCCCACAC CTTACCATGCCGTCGCCAGCTCGGCCGCCCTGCTCGAAAAGGCCGGCTTTGAGCTGATCAAGGAGCGTGACAACTGGTCCCACTCCCTGCGTCCCGGCGGCAAGTACTACCTCACCCGCAACGGCTCCAGCATCATCGCTTTCGCCATAGGCGCCAAGTGGCGCCCGGGGAACCCCTTTGCCATGGTCGGAGCCCACACCGACTCGCCCACTCTCCGCATCAAGCCCGTCAGCCGCAAGACAAACTCGGGCTTCTTGCAGGTCGGCGTCGAGACGTACGGCGGCGGGCTCTGGCACACCTGGTTCGACCGCGACCTGAGCATCGCCGGCCGTGCCCTCGTCCGCGACGGCGAGGGCCGCTTCGCCCAGCGCCTCGTCAAGGTCGACAGGCCCATCCTCCGCATCCCCACCCTGGCCATCCACCTCAACCGTGCCTCCGAGTTCAACCCGAACAAGGAGACGGAGCTCTTCCCCATCGCCGGCCTCGTCGCTGCCGAGCTGAACCGCACCGGCGCTGCAGCTGCCAGCAGCAAGGACGACGGATCCGCCGATGCCGCCAAGGACGGCGACTACCAGCCTCTCAAGGCCATGACGGAGCGCCACCACCCGTACATTGTCGACATCGTGGCGGAGAATGTCGGCGTGTCCGTCGACGACGTCGTCGACTTTGAGCTCGTCCTGTACGACACGCAAAGGTCCTGCCTCGGCGGCCTCAACGACGAGTTCATCTACTCTGCCCGCCTCGACAACCTCAACATGACCTTCTGCAGCGTCATGGGCCTTATCGAGTCGGTAAAGTCTCAGGACAGCCTCGACACAGACTCGTGTATCCGCCTCATATCGTGCTTCGATCACGAGGAGATCGGATCCACCTCGAGCCAGGGTGCCGACTCGAACCTCCTCCCAGCCGTCATCCGCCGCCTCTGCGCCGTGCCAGCCTCACGCTTCGCCGACGACGCCTCGAGCGACAAGTCGTATCACAAGGTTGAGGGCGACGATGACTCGGCCACGTCCACGGCCTTTGAGCAATCGCTCGCCACGTCGTTCCTCATCTCGGCCGACATGGCCCACTCGGTTCACCCCAACTACGCCGCAAAATACGAGAGCAACCACTCGCCCGAGATGAACAAGGGCACCGTCATCAAGGTCAACGCTAACCAGAGGTACGCCACCAACTCGCCTGGCATCGTCCTGCTGCAGGAGTCGGCCAAGATCGCCGCCGTCCCGCTGCAGCTCTTCGTCGTGAGGAACGACTCCTCGTGCGGCAGTACCATCGGTCCTATGCTCTCGGCCAAGACGGGCATCCGTACCCTCGACCTGGGCAACCCACAGCTGAGCATGCATAGCATCCGCGAGACGGGAGGTTCCTACGACGTGGAGCACTCGATCCGTCTGTTTGAGGCCTTCATGAGCAACTACTCCAAGCTCGAGCCCAAGATACTCGTAGATTAG
- a CDS encoding FACT complex subunit pob-3 → MSVVESFDNIYLDLSRESGKCRFAENGLGWKPAGGGDAFTLDQSNIGGANWSRAAKGYQLKILQRNSGLIQLDGFQQEDYERLSKIFKNWYSHNLENKEHSLRGWNWGKAEFGKAELTFNVQNRPSFEVPYSEISNTNLAGRNEIAVEFGVDGEKEKKPTASKDQLTEIRFYIPGTTTRKEAEGEDAGSDADEEEKNAVTLFYDTLIEKADIGETAGDTIATFLDVLHLTPRGRFDIDMYDSSFRLRGKTYDYKLQYDSIKKFMVLPKPDEMHFLICIGLDPPLRQGQTRYPFIVMQFKRDEEVTLDLNLAEEELNGKYKDKLQGHYEQPLHQVVTYIFRGLANKKITAPAKSFQTHRGQLGIKCAIKASEGFLYCLEKAFMFVPKPATYISYEQTQSVTFSRVGGAVSATQTFDITIHMKGGGSSQFSNINREDLKALETFFQAKELRVKNEIDEDANLLAAMRDQAMVSSDDEVGPKADRGSADEDEESVDEDFQTESESDVAEEYDSDHESSGTGSDEESDGGKGGRGKDDDDDDDDEEASTEKPPKKKKKTS, encoded by the exons atgtctGTCGT TGAGAGTTTCGACAACATCTATCTCGACCTCTCGAGGGAGTCGGGAAAATGCAGGTTCGCTGAGAACGGTCTCGGCTGGAAGCCTGCCGGCGGAGGTGATGCTTTCACCCTGGATCAAAGCAACATTGGCGGCGCAAACTGGAGCCGAGCAGCGAAAGGTTACCAGCTCAAAATTCTTCAGCGTAACTCAGGTCTCATTCAATTGGATGGGTTTCAACAAGAG GACTACGAGCGCCTGAGCAAAATTTTCAAGAACTGGTACAGCCACAACCTGGAGAATAAGGAGCACTCGCTGCGCGGCTGGAACTGGGGCAAGGCGGAATTTGGCAAGGCGGAGCTCACCTTCAACGTCCAGAACCGGCCCTCGTTCGAGGTGCCGTACTCGGAGATCTCAAACACGAACCTGGCGGGCCGCAACGAGATCGCGGTCGAGTtcggcgtcgacggcgagaaggagaagaaaccTACGGCGAGCAAAGATCAGCTCACTGAGATCAGGTTCTATATCCCCGGCACGACGACGAGAAAGGAGGCCGAGGGTGAGGACGCCGGCAGCGAtgcggacgaggaggagaagaatgCCGTCACGCTCTTCTACGATACGCTGATCGAGAAGGCGGACATTGGCGAGACTGCCGGAGACACCATCGCTACATTTCTGGACGTTCTGCACCTCACGCCAAG AGGTCGTTTCGATATCGACATGTACGATTCATCATTTCGGTTGCGAGGCAAGACGTACGACTACAAGCTGCAGTACGACTCCATCAAAAAGTTTATGGTGCTTCCAAAGCCTGATGAGATGCATTTCCTCATCTGTATCGGCCTGGACCCGCCTTTGCGGCAGGGCCAGACCCGCTACCCCTTCATTGTAATGCAGTTCAAGAGGGACGAAGAGGTCACGCTGGACCTCAAcctggccgaggaggagtTGAATGGAAAGTACAAGGACAAGCTCCAGGGCCACTACGAGCAACCACTACATCAAGTCGTGACCTACATCTTCAGGGGCTTAGCCAACAAGAAGATAACGGCCCCAGCGAAGAGCTTCCAGAC ACATCGTGGCCAGCTCGGCATCAAATGCGCCATCAAGGCGAGCGAGGGATTCTTGTACTGCTTGGAAAAGGCCTTTATGTTTGTGCCGAAGCCAGCAACATACATCTCGTACGAGCAGACGCAGTCCGTCACCTTTTCACGTGTGGGCGGTGCAGTATCGGCCACGCAGACATTCGACATCACGATTCACATGAAGGGCGGCGGCTCATCGCAGTTCAGCAACATCAACCGTGAGGACCTCAAGGCTCTTGAGACGTTTTTCCAGGCCAAGGAGCTGCGGGTTAAGAACGAGATCGACGAAGACGCCAACCTCTTGGCCGCTATGCGCGACCAGGCGATGGTCTCCTCGGACGATGAAGTGGGACCCAAGGCCGATCGGGGCTCGGCcgatgaggacgaggagagTGTGGACGAGGACTTCCAGACCGAGTCGGAAAGTGACGTCGCTGAAGAATACGACTCTGACCACGAGAGTTCTGGAACTGGCTCTGATGAGGAGAGTGATGGAGGCAAGGGTGGCCGTGGTAaagacgatgatgatgacgacgacgatgaggagGCATCGACAGAGAAGCctcccaaaaagaagaagaagacctCGTAA
- a CDS encoding phosphoribosylformylglycinamidine cyclo-ligase, giving the protein MESLRVLLIGNGGREHALAWKLSQSPRVESIIAVPGNGGTALIPKVTNNTSVSAEDFDGLVALARASNINLAVPGPEAPLVDGVEKYFRRAGIACFGPSQEAARMEGSKTFSKDFMKRHNIPTAAYENFSDFTAASEYLNRVGHNVVIKATGLAAGKGVIIPESLEEAQAALKQIMLDRAFGDAGSEVVIEEFLTGDELSILSFCDGYTIKSLPPAQDHKRIFDGDLGPNTGGMGCYAPTNIATPELIARIERDVLQPTIDGMRKERCPFKGLLFTGLMITPNGPKVLEYNVRFGDPETQTLLPLLSADTDLAEVMVACAEGWLDQVTVKVEPKFSATVVVAAGGYPNSYAKGTLMTVGQPPAGVTIFHAGTKLSAEGQLQTSGGRVIAANATADTLEAAVQKAYSDGISLISFDGMFYRKDIAHRAFRNKDQKPAAQESLSYAQAGVSIDAGNELVERIKKAVASTARPGADAEIGGFGGEVDLSRAGYPNAPVLVGAIDGVGTKLKIAQIAGRHDTVGIDLVAMNVNDLVVQGAEPVMFLDYYGCSQLDVGMAASFVEGVSEGCRRAGCALVGGETAEMPGMYQDGDYDVAGAAIGVMQATARLPRKDDMAEGDVVLGLASDGVHSNGYSLVRRIVDKSGISYSDACPWDQGSRTVAESLLTPTRIYVKSLLAALNASQGAVKGLAHITGGGLTENVPRMLPKHLAAEIDVASFTVPPVFAWLRKAGNVVPAEMARTFNNGIGMAIVVAAGNIDAVEKTLQAQGETVFRIGRLVSRGSEEEGCKLLNLEAWAA; this is encoded by the coding sequence ATGGAGTCTCTCCGTGTTCTTCTCATTGGCAACGGAGGCAGGGAACATGCGCTGGCTTGGAAACTAAGCCAGTCGCCCCGCGTCGAGTCCATCATAgctgttccaggcaacgGCGGCACCGCCTTGATCCCCAAGGTTACCAACAACACAAGCGTATCCGCCGAGGACTTTGACGGTCTCGTCGCCCTTGCTCGAGCCTCTAACATCAACCTCGCCGTCCCCGGTCCCGAGGCACCCCTTGTCGATGGCGTCGAGAAGTACTTTCGCCGTGCCGGCATCGCCTGCTTCGGCCCTTCGCAAGAGGCCGCGCGCATGGAGGGCAGCAAGACCTTCTCCAAGGACTTTATGAAGAGGCACAACATTCCCACTGCCGCCTACGAGAACTTCTCCGACTTCACTGCCGCCTCGGAGTACCTGAACCGCGTCGGCCACAACGTGGTTATCAAGGCGACTGGCCTCGCCGCCGGCAAGGGTGTCATCATACCAGAGTCGCTGGAGGAGGCGCAAGCTGCGCTGAAGCAAATAATGCTGGACAGGGCTTTTGGCGACGCCGGCAGCGAGGTTGTCATCGAGGAGTTTCTTACTGGCGATGAGCTCAGCATCCTCAGCTTTTGCGATGGTTACACAATCAAGTCGCTACCCCCTGCACAGGATCACAAGCGTATCTTCGACGGCGATCTCGGCCCCAACACTGGAGGCATGGGCTGCTACGCCCCGACAAACATTGCCACACCAGAGCTCATTGCCCGTATCGAGCGCGACGTTTTGCAGCCCACCATCGACGGCATGCGCAAGGAGCGCTGCCCGTTCAAGGGTCTTCTTTTCACTGGTCTAATGATCACCCCCAACGGCCCCAAAGTACTCGAGTACAACGTTCGCTTCGGCGACCCAGAGACCCAAACCCTTCTGCCTTTGCTGTCGGCTGACACTGATCTGGCCGAGGTCATGGTCGCCTGCGCCGAGGGTTGGTTGGACCAGGTCACTGTCAAGGTCGAACCCAAGTTCAGCGCCACTGTCGTTGTTGCAGCCGGTGGCTACCCCAACAGCTATGCTAAGGGCACTCTCATGACTGTCGGCCAGCCCCCTGCCGGTGTCACCATCTTCCATGCCGGCACAAAACTGTCAGCAGAGGGCCAGCTTCAGACCTCTGGCGGCCGTGTTATTGCCGCCAACGCCACTGCCGATACCCTCGAGGCAGCTGTGCAGAAGGCATACAGCGATGGAATTAGTCTCATCTCTTTCGATGGCATGTTCTACCGCAAGGACATTGCCCACCGCGCCTTTAGAAACAAGGACCAGAAGCCTGCCGCCCAAGAATCGCTGTCCTATGCACAGGCCGGTGTCAGCATCGATGCCGGAAACGAGCTGGTTGAGCGCATCAAGAAGGCCGTGGCATCGACTGCCCGTCCGGGAGCTGATGCCGAAATTGGAGGCTTTGGTGGCGAGGTGGACCTTTCTCGGGCCGGATACCCCAATGCTCCTGTCCTGGTCGGTGCTATCGATGGTGTCGGTACGAAGCTGAAGATTGCACAGATTGCAGGGCGCCACGACACCGTCGGTATTGACCTCGTGGCCATGAACGTCAACGATCTGGTCGTCCAGGGTGCCGAGCCTGTCATGTTCCTTGACTACTACGGCTGCAGCCAACTTGACGTTGGTATGGCCGCATCCTTCGTTGAAGGTGTTTCCGAGGGCTGCCGACGTGCTGGCTGCGCCCTTGTGGGCGGCGAGACGGCCGAGATGCCGGGCATGTACCAGGATGGCGACTACGACGTCGCTGGTGCCGCCATTGGTGTTATGCAAGCCACCGCCAGGCTGCCGCGCAAGGATGACATGGCCGAGGGTGACGTCGTGCTCGGTCTTGCTTCGGACGGCGTCCACTCCAACGGCTACTCGCTGGTACGCCGCATCGTCGACAAGTCGGGCATCTCATACTCTGACGCGTGCCCCTGGGACCAAGGCTCCAGGACCGTCGCAGAGAGCCTCCTGACGCCCACCCGCATCTACGTCAAGTCTCTGCTCGCGGCACTGAACGCCTCCCAGGGCGCCGTCAAGGGCCTGGCGCACATCACCGGCGGCGGTTTGACCGAAAACGTGCCCCGCATGCTCCCCAAGCACCTCGCCGCGGAGATCGACGTCGCCTCGTTCACCGTTCCGCCCGTCTTTGCCTGGCTGAGGAAGGCCGGCAACGTGGTGCCGGCCGAGATGGCGCGTACCTTCAACAACGGTATCGGTATGGCTATCGTCGTTGCTGCGGGCAACATCGATGCGGTTGAGAAGACCCTGCAAGCTCAGGGCGAGACCGTGTTCCGCATCGGACGTCTTGTGTCGCGGGGTTCCGAAGAGGAGGGCTGCAAGTTGTTAAACTTGGAGGCCTGGGCTGCTTGA
- a CDS encoding rRNA-processing protein EFG1, which produces MGIKRPHASVDDIHPDRASRIEGGPAQKKYKQARKNQVDADGSLAAVKKRARNIERTLSRPGASEMPPTVRAELEREMSALKYRIESQQEKKHRSHKIGKYHMVRFFERKKAQKLVKYVRKKLDQAEDPEQIIQLKKDLHTAEVDVNYAIYFPFLERYVSLYPNTEKSDDQSDAKLALLRSERHPIWTEIEQAMESGPNALPQLQNRKSAKAATKSTKSEAASKSHPEKVSGEKFDKKGKTSDARHSKQTPKAQSDEKDEDGDESDTGFFN; this is translated from the exons ATGGGCATCAAACGGCCTCATGCGTCAGTCGACGACATTCACCCCGATCGTGCGAGTCGCATAGAAGGTGGCCCcgcacaaaaaaaatacaaacaaGCCCGGAAGAATCAGGTAGACGCCGATGGCTCGCTGGCGGCGGTCAAAAAGCGGGCGAGGAACATTGAGCGCACCCTGTCGAGGCCGGGCGCCTCGGAGATGCCGCCCACTGTGCGCGCAGAGCTGGAGCGCGAGATGTCCGCACTCAAGTACAGGATAGAGAGTCAGCAGGAGAAGAAGCATAGGAGTCATAAGATTGGAAAATACCACATGGTCCGGTTCTTTG AGCGCAAAAAGGCACAAAAGCTCGTCAAGTATGTGCGCAAGAAGCTTGACCAGGCCGAAGATCCGGAGCAGATCATCCAACTCAAGAAGGACCTGCACACCGCCGAGGTCGACGTTAATTACGCCATCTACTTCCCGTTTCTCGAGCGATACGTTAGTCTGTACCCAAACACGGAGAAGTCGGATGACCAGTCCGACGCGAAATTGGCCTTGCTGCGGTCAGAAAGGCATCCCATATGGACGGAGATTGAGCAGGCTATGGAGTCTGGACCAAACGCCCTGCCACAGCTGCAAAATCGAAAATCAGCCAAAGCAGCCACGAAGTCGACCAAATCCGAAGCTGCCAGCAAATCTCATCCAGAAAAGGTGTCGGGAGAGAAGTTCGACAAGAAGGGCAAGACGAGTGATGCCAGACATTCAAAGCAGACTCCAAAGGCTCAATCAGATGAGAAGGATGAGGATGGGGATGAGAGTGACACGGGATTCTTCAATTAG